A window of the Desulfobacula toluolica Tol2 genome harbors these coding sequences:
- the meaB gene encoding methylmalonyl Co-A mutase-associated GTPase MeaB: MIQTSPDQFVKGILDGNRRMIAKTITLMESSLAEHQKTASMVMEQILPHTGNSIRVGITGVPGVGKSTFIENLGIFLADKGHKVAVLAVDPSSRRSGGSILGDKTRMEKLSVHENAFIRPSPAGGLLGGVAAKTREIMVVCEAAGFDVILVETVGVGQSETSVASMVDFFLVLMIAGAGDELQGIKKGVLELADGIVINKADGDNLKAVEKAKRELKTAMHFIRPESPAWPIPVLTCSSIVQDGTSKIWDTILDHHKIFKASGEFLQRRKKQSLEWMWTLVEEGLKHRFQNNEKINEKIPFVSQQVENEKMSPSAGAEKLLSYL; the protein is encoded by the coding sequence ATGATTCAAACCAGCCCTGACCAGTTTGTTAAAGGGATTTTAGACGGCAACCGCCGCATGATCGCCAAGACCATAACATTGATGGAAAGCAGTCTTGCTGAGCATCAGAAAACAGCTTCCATGGTAATGGAACAGATTCTGCCCCATACGGGAAACAGTATCCGCGTAGGAATTACAGGTGTGCCGGGTGTAGGTAAGAGTACCTTTATTGAAAATCTGGGTATTTTTTTAGCTGATAAAGGCCATAAAGTGGCTGTCCTGGCTGTCGATCCCTCAAGCCGGCGAAGCGGCGGGTCCATTCTGGGAGATAAAACACGGATGGAAAAGCTGTCTGTCCATGAAAATGCCTTTATCCGGCCCTCCCCGGCAGGCGGGCTTTTAGGCGGGGTTGCCGCTAAAACCCGTGAAATTATGGTTGTGTGTGAGGCAGCCGGGTTTGATGTCATACTGGTGGAAACCGTGGGGGTGGGACAGTCTGAAACCAGTGTGGCCTCCATGGTGGATTTTTTTCTGGTTCTTATGATTGCAGGGGCGGGAGATGAACTCCAGGGTATTAAAAAGGGGGTTCTGGAACTGGCTGACGGGATTGTCATTAATAAGGCGGATGGAGATAACCTTAAAGCTGTGGAAAAAGCCAAAAGAGAACTTAAAACAGCCATGCATTTTATCCGTCCTGAATCGCCTGCCTGGCCTATACCTGTATTGACCTGCTCCTCAATTGTTCAAGACGGTACAAGCAAAATATGGGATACAATCCTGGATCATCACAAGATATTTAAGGCATCCGGTGAATTTTTGCAGAGGCGAAAAAAACAATCCCTGGAATGGATGTGGACCCTTGTGGAAGAGGGCCTGAAACATCGCTTTCAAAATAATGAGAAAATTAATGAAAAAATACCGTTTGTTTCACAGCAGGTGGAGAATGAGAAAATGTCGCCTTCAGCAGGCGCTGAGAAACTTTTGTCCTATTTGTAA
- the scpA gene encoding methylmalonyl-CoA mutase, translating into MSQLSDFNRWEELAAKELRGKNLESLTKKTPEGIAIKPLYTAKDLETVEYMDNLPGFEPFVRGPKATMYAGRPWTIRQYAGFSTARESNAFYRKNLEAGQKGLSVAFDLATHRGYDSDHPRVAGDVGKAGVAIDSVEDMKLLFDNIPLDQMSVSMTMNGAVLPILAGYIVAAEEQGVRQDQLMGTIQNDILKEYLTRNTYIYPPGPSMRIISDIIAFCSDNMPKFNTISISGYHIMEAGADSVLQTAFTLADGLEYVKAALATGMDIDQFAPRLSFFFGIGMNFFMDIAMLRAARFLWAELMSQFNPKNPKSKMLRTHCQTSGWSLTLQDPYNNIVRTTLECLSAVLGGTQSLHTNSFDEAVGLPTELSARISRNTQILVQEESHICDVVDPLGGSYYVETLTQNIIDKVRKILAEIEELGGMARAIESGMPKMRIEEVAARRQARIDQGKDVIVGVNKYKVEDETPISVREVSEDVRDEQVARLVRIKKERDTKVVQKALDDITTACESGDNLLAACLPAVRARATVGEICDAMEKVFKRFVATTQCISGVYAAESSGSEMIKSLRKRTADFKHKTGRRPRILLSKMGQDGHDRGVKVIATAYADFGFDVDLGPMFQTPEEAARMAVENDVHLVGVSSLAAGHKTLVPQVIEALKKQGASDIQVVVGGIIPPGDYDFLKTAGAAEIFGPGTVVTDAANRTLKIIGA; encoded by the coding sequence ATGTCTCAATTGTCTGATTTTAATAGATGGGAAGAACTTGCTGCAAAAGAGTTGCGGGGGAAAAACCTTGAATCTTTGACAAAGAAAACGCCGGAAGGAATTGCAATTAAGCCCTTATATACTGCCAAAGATCTTGAAACAGTGGAATACATGGATAATCTGCCCGGATTTGAGCCTTTTGTGCGGGGCCCCAAGGCCACCATGTATGCCGGTCGTCCATGGACAATTCGTCAGTATGCAGGTTTTTCAACAGCCAGAGAATCCAATGCTTTTTATCGCAAAAATCTGGAAGCGGGACAAAAAGGTTTGTCTGTGGCTTTTGATCTGGCAACCCACAGGGGATATGATTCCGATCATCCAAGGGTGGCAGGTGATGTTGGAAAGGCTGGGGTTGCAATTGATTCCGTGGAAGATATGAAATTGTTGTTTGACAATATTCCCCTGGATCAGATGTCTGTGTCCATGACCATGAACGGTGCGGTGCTGCCGATCCTTGCAGGTTATATTGTTGCGGCAGAAGAGCAGGGTGTTCGCCAGGATCAGCTCATGGGAACCATTCAAAATGATATTTTAAAAGAATATTTGACCCGGAATACTTATATTTATCCGCCAGGTCCGTCCATGAGGATTATTTCCGATATTATTGCATTTTGTTCGGATAACATGCCCAAATTCAACACCATCAGTATCAGCGGATACCATATCATGGAAGCTGGTGCGGATTCTGTTCTCCAGACTGCATTCACCCTGGCCGACGGTTTGGAGTATGTCAAGGCAGCCCTTGCAACGGGTATGGATATTGATCAATTCGCTCCAAGGCTTTCGTTTTTTTTCGGGATCGGCATGAATTTTTTCATGGATATCGCTATGCTCAGGGCTGCAAGATTTTTGTGGGCAGAACTCATGTCACAGTTTAACCCTAAAAATCCAAAATCAAAAATGCTCCGGACCCATTGCCAGACCTCTGGCTGGAGCCTGACCCTGCAGGACCCATATAACAATATTGTCAGGACAACCCTTGAATGCCTGTCAGCCGTTCTGGGCGGTACTCAGAGCCTTCACACAAATTCTTTTGACGAGGCTGTGGGCCTGCCCACGGAATTGTCCGCCAGAATTTCAAGAAACACCCAGATTCTGGTTCAAGAAGAATCCCATATCTGTGATGTGGTTGATCCTCTGGGCGGATCATATTATGTTGAAACCCTGACCCAGAATATTATTGACAAGGTTCGTAAAATTCTGGCGGAAATCGAAGAGTTAGGAGGTATGGCCAGGGCCATTGAATCGGGTATGCCGAAAATGAGAATCGAAGAAGTGGCTGCCCGTCGCCAGGCAAGGATTGACCAGGGCAAGGATGTGATTGTGGGGGTGAATAAATATAAGGTTGAAGATGAAACCCCCATCTCGGTACGTGAAGTATCCGAGGATGTTCGGGATGAACAGGTGGCACGCCTTGTGCGGATTAAAAAAGAGCGGGATACCAAGGTGGTTCAAAAGGCTTTGGATGATATCACAACAGCTTGTGAATCAGGTGATAACCTTTTGGCAGCCTGTCTGCCTGCGGTAAGGGCCAGGGCAACAGTTGGAGAGATTTGTGATGCCATGGAAAAAGTATTCAAAAGATTTGTGGCTACCACCCAGTGTATTTCAGGGGTGTATGCTGCAGAGAGTTCAGGTTCCGAGATGATCAAGTCGTTAAGAAAGAGGACGGCGGACTTTAAACATAAGACCGGTCGAAGGCCCAGGATATTGTTGTCCAAGATGGGACAAGACGGCCATGACAGGGGCGTTAAAGTCATTGCCACAGCATATGCGGACTTTGGTTTTGATGTGGATTTGGGACCCATGTTCCAGACCCCGGAAGAAGCCGCCAGAATGGCGGTGGAAAATGATGTTCATCTGGTTGGGGTGTCAAGCCTTGCGGCAGGGCATAAAACCCTTGTGCCCCAGGTTATTGAAGCATTGAAAAAACAGGGGGCTTCTGATATTCAAGTGGTGGTTGGCGGTATCATACCGCCGGGGGATTATGACTTTTTGAAAACCGCGGGAGCGGCTGAGATTTTTGGCCCGGGAACAGTTGTGACGGATGCGGCAAACAGGACTCTCAAGATTATAGGTGCGTGA
- a CDS encoding vWA domain-containing protein, whose protein sequence is MNTEFSKDNPDKNGICRRHSTENFSPPSPVIQCFKIKGERGYSEFWRRDKSPVETLELAKLLSSLRKVVSHVGRNAGKVSWKDTMESEIIIDPSLVIGKYPIPAAKTDTLIGEAIQHAYKNMEMSDYAEKLAKSRLNLSFRYMYKFELYFKTCEKVYFDCLSNKRVFGVYTEKAREREVGNNLDVTSHPPSLSELFSIWWDIAANRHEPRYLEEYKDQSSRRMMGTASLEKFYKKPIKILNSMVPALINECSKISGITERCNFRADLYIKVWEKLFAYIKFWPTDQSDIFLQARKQEKQHLKGIQKALSPPELVFSEKLGKVVKQQPPATKEKKKKDQGIDSSIVIVETNHIVLPADNFINKKLLQDLSSVFKSVAIRKSIYNRGLASGSIDRRRLYRAQTTGTIFNIKKNEFNLLNDLTIIVDATGSMAATNKWEHTQEIFQTLFLAVHKFNKNAGLFAYNEVRNTCMITELYQKGSFYTIQPHGKTASGEIIKTMINRVKGRNKKPIFIHITDGASNWGCPVKEAISLCKKNRALLLTLGVNCNEEDTKLLEAEYGKLVQFVNNIDMLPALLRNLLNKGKRNFSH, encoded by the coding sequence ATGAATACAGAATTTTCTAAAGACAATCCTGACAAAAACGGAATATGCCGACGTCATTCAACGGAGAACTTTAGTCCTCCCTCTCCTGTAATTCAATGTTTTAAAATAAAAGGAGAGCGCGGCTACTCGGAATTCTGGCGCAGGGATAAATCCCCTGTTGAAACTCTGGAACTGGCAAAGCTTCTGAGTTCATTAAGAAAAGTCGTCTCCCATGTGGGACGGAATGCAGGCAAGGTTTCGTGGAAAGATACCATGGAAAGTGAAATCATCATTGATCCTTCACTGGTCATCGGCAAGTACCCGATTCCCGCCGCCAAAACAGACACGCTTATTGGCGAAGCCATACAGCATGCCTACAAAAACATGGAAATGAGCGACTATGCTGAAAAGCTTGCCAAATCCCGCCTGAACTTATCCTTCCGGTATATGTATAAATTTGAATTGTATTTTAAAACATGCGAAAAAGTTTATTTTGACTGCCTTTCTAATAAGCGTGTGTTCGGCGTTTACACGGAAAAAGCAAGAGAACGTGAAGTGGGAAACAATCTGGACGTCACCTCACACCCCCCTTCATTATCCGAACTTTTTTCCATCTGGTGGGACATTGCGGCAAACAGGCATGAACCCAGATATTTAGAAGAGTATAAAGACCAGTCTTCCCGAAGAATGATGGGAACGGCAAGCCTTGAAAAATTTTATAAAAAGCCGATTAAAATTTTGAACTCAATGGTTCCGGCATTGATTAATGAGTGTTCAAAAATTTCCGGGATCACGGAACGATGCAACTTCAGAGCTGATCTGTATATTAAAGTCTGGGAAAAATTATTTGCATATATAAAATTCTGGCCAACGGATCAATCAGATATTTTTTTGCAGGCAAGGAAACAGGAAAAACAACACTTAAAGGGAATCCAAAAAGCATTATCTCCTCCCGAACTTGTTTTTTCGGAAAAACTTGGAAAAGTCGTAAAGCAGCAACCACCAGCAACCAAAGAAAAAAAGAAAAAAGATCAAGGCATTGACAGTTCCATTGTTATAGTGGAAACAAACCATATCGTCCTGCCGGCAGACAATTTTATCAACAAAAAACTGCTCCAGGATCTTAGTTCCGTCTTCAAATCCGTGGCCATTCGTAAAAGCATTTACAACCGGGGACTGGCAAGCGGAAGTATCGATCGACGCAGATTGTACCGCGCTCAGACCACGGGAACGATCTTTAATATCAAAAAAAATGAGTTCAATCTGTTAAACGATCTGACCATTATTGTAGATGCAACCGGATCAATGGCGGCAACCAACAAATGGGAGCATACACAGGAAATTTTTCAAACCCTTTTTCTGGCAGTGCATAAATTCAATAAAAATGCCGGGCTTTTTGCCTACAATGAAGTCAGAAACACCTGCATGATTACCGAATTATATCAAAAAGGCAGTTTTTATACCATTCAACCCCATGGGAAAACAGCATCCGGTGAAATTATCAAGACTATGATCAATCGAGTAAAAGGTCGAAATAAAAAACCGATTTTTATTCATATCACCGATGGTGCATCAAACTGGGGATGCCCGGTTAAAGAAGCAATTTCACTGTGCAAAAAAAACAGGGCGCTGCTGTTAACACTTGGAGTGAACTGCAATGAAGAGGACACCAAATTATTGGAAGCTGAATATGGCAAACTGGTACAATTTGTAAACAATATTGACATGCTTCCCGCATTGCTGAGAAACCTTCTCAACAAAGGAAAACGAAACTTTTCCCACTGA
- a CDS encoding MoaD/ThiS family protein produces MEITIRLTKSLARLNHDQKDTVRSLSDGCDLAKLIELLDQDMSGIKKTLINHNGDINDSINIYVNGENVRYLQGTGTTLSDGDHIGIIPAAAAG; encoded by the coding sequence ATGGAAATTACCATACGGTTAACCAAATCCCTCGCGCGCCTGAACCATGACCAAAAAGATACGGTTCGATCTCTGTCTGACGGATGTGATCTGGCAAAACTCATTGAGTTGCTTGATCAAGACATGTCCGGCATAAAAAAAACTTTAATAAATCATAACGGGGACATTAATGACAGCATCAATATCTATGTCAACGGTGAAAATGTACGATATCTTCAAGGAACAGGCACCACTTTATCCGATGGTGACCACATAGGTATTATTCCAGCTGCAGCTGCCGGATAG
- a CDS encoding Crp/Fnr family transcriptional regulator, which produces MKCYCNDVIHNGMQVTDNCFRELWLFEDLTDEENAQCRAIGSRGVFHSGQAIFLQGDSAQEMFLIKAGRIKLSKVLENGTEVILDFRKAGDMIGENMICEEIRYPVTAWAMEDTITCGFNKNRFETLIGENKDTGCSYK; this is translated from the coding sequence ATGAAATGTTATTGTAATGACGTAATCCATAATGGTATGCAAGTGACCGATAATTGTTTCAGGGAACTATGGCTTTTTGAAGATCTCACGGATGAAGAAAACGCACAATGCAGGGCCATAGGCTCCAGGGGCGTTTTTCATTCCGGCCAAGCCATTTTTCTTCAAGGAGACTCAGCCCAGGAAATGTTTTTAATCAAGGCAGGGCGGATAAAATTAAGCAAGGTTCTGGAAAACGGCACGGAAGTAATTCTTGATTTCAGAAAAGCCGGTGATATGATTGGTGAGAATATGATTTGCGAAGAAATCAGATATCCGGTGACCGCCTGGGCCATGGAAGACACCATCACCTGCGGGTTCAATAAAAACCGTTTTGAAACGCTTATAGGTGAAAATAAAGATACCGGGTGTTCATACAAATGA
- a CDS encoding HesA/MoeB/ThiF family protein, which produces MQTDKNFDRYHRQVMLSEIGPKGQEKLKNSSILLIGAGGLGSSAAFYLAAAGVGVLGIMDDDVVDKSNLNRQILHHPGTIGEPKVESARQTLEKFNPDITINPYKLKFTSAKQLEKLIQRYDLVLDCTDNYDTRYAINHACIDQKKPWIYGAVSEFEGQVMTIIPGKTPCYNCLYPAAPAMSKEAAAVLGVMPGLIGISQASEALKYILNIGKLLEGRLLFVDLMEMHFDAMTITRNKNCPACSHLIDSS; this is translated from the coding sequence ATGCAAACAGACAAAAATTTTGACCGGTATCACCGACAGGTGATGCTGTCCGAAATAGGCCCCAAAGGACAGGAAAAACTCAAAAACTCAAGCATATTGCTGATCGGAGCAGGCGGACTTGGATCTTCAGCGGCTTTTTATCTTGCCGCAGCCGGAGTGGGAGTGTTGGGGATTATGGACGACGATGTTGTTGATAAAAGCAACCTGAATCGCCAGATCCTTCATCATCCCGGTACTATTGGAGAACCCAAGGTGGAATCAGCACGGCAAACTCTTGAAAAATTCAATCCTGACATAACAATCAATCCCTACAAATTAAAATTTACATCAGCAAAACAGCTTGAAAAATTAATACAGCGCTACGATCTTGTACTTGATTGTACTGACAATTATGACACCAGATATGCCATCAACCATGCGTGCATAGATCAGAAAAAACCATGGATATACGGAGCAGTATCGGAATTTGAAGGTCAGGTCATGACCATAATTCCCGGAAAAACCCCCTGTTACAACTGCCTGTATCCTGCGGCCCCGGCCATGTCAAAAGAAGCTGCTGCAGTATTAGGAGTGATGCCCGGTCTTATTGGAATTTCACAGGCCTCCGAAGCCCTGAAATATATACTGAATATAGGAAAACTGCTTGAAGGCAGACTTCTTTTTGTTGACCTGATGGAAATGCATTTTGATGCCATGACCATAACAAGGAACAAAAATTGTCCGGCCTGCAGCCATCTTATTGATTCTTCATAA